A single region of the Schizosaccharomyces osmophilus chromosome 3, complete sequence genome encodes:
- the ppc1 gene encoding phosphopantothenate-cysteine ligase Cab2, whose translation MENEDAMRFFIENPAPPTLSDVENKVNKFIDLQPENRNVVLVTSGGTLVPMEKNMVRYIDNFSAGSRGAASAEYFCKAGYAVIFLYRNFSMMPFVRHFEGPWTNLFAKKDDESPLSWEIKDSLRNMLSNSLEDLELMKEQNQLLCLPYTMLTEYLWYLKTVAEGLKCLRSRALFYLAAAVSDFHIPAQDMSEHKIQSGAGKDKLELTMRPVPKFLRYLVDSWAPEALIISFKLETDENILIHKARAALHRYNHQLVIANLLTTRKRSVAFVIHDSVMWLHLSEDDLRNGVEIEYYIVSQCVKLHKEKNLT comes from the coding sequence ATGGAAAATGAAGACGCGATGcgattttttattgagaATCCGGCCCCTCCTACTTTAAGCGATGTGGAAAATAAGGTGAACAAGTTCATTGATTTGCAGCCTGAAAATAGGAACGTCGTCTTAGTCACTAGCGGTGGAACTTTGGTTCCTATGGAAAAAAACATGGTTCGCTACATAGACAATTTTAGTGCAGGAAGCAGGGGAGCTGCATCTGCTGAGTACTTCTGTAAAGCAGGATATGCTGTTATTTTCCTCTATAGGAACTTTAGTATGATGCCTTTCGTTAGGCACTTTGAAGGGCCATGGACGAACCTCTTCGCTAAAAAGGATGATGAATCCCCTTTATCTTGGGAAATTAAAGATTCCCTTAGAAATATGTTAAGTAATTCGCTTGAAGACTTGGAACTTATGAAGGAGCAGAATCagttgctttgtttaccataTACAATGCTTACTGAATATTTATGGTATTTGAAAACCGTAGCGGAAGGATTAAAATGTTTGAGATCGAGAGCTTTGTTTTACCTGGCAGCTGCTGTTAGTGATTTTCATATACCTGCGCAGGACATGAGTGAGCACAAAATTCAAAGTGGAGCCGGAAAAGATAAACTTGAACTTACTATGCGCCCCGTCCCGAAATTTCTTCGTTATCTGGTTGATTCTTGGGCGCCGGAGGCATTGATTATTTCGTTTAAACTGGAGACTGATGAGAATATTTTGATTCATAAGGCTAGGGCTGCTTTACATCGTTATAATCATCAGCTAGTCATTGCCAATTTGTTAACGACTCGAAAGAGGTCAGTTGCGTTTGTCATCCACGATTCTGTTATGTGGTTGCACCTTTCTGAAGATGATTTAAGGAATGGTGTCGAAATTGAATATTATATAGTTTCTCAGTGTGTTAAATtacataaagaaaaaaatctaacATGA